The window CGTTGCAAAGCTAGTTAGGCATTTTAGATGTCAGATATTCTTTTTCCTTAATCGCTACCTCAAATTGATAGCTAGTTCTAGTTTTGTGGAACATGTTAAAATGTATAATTTATTTCTTATTTTCATAATGTATCACTCCTCGTAAAAGAACATGGAAATAACTAtgtacttttaaaaaaaaaatcaaggttcCTACTTTGAGATGAAAGACCTTGGCATCATAATTTATTTTCTTGGTTTTAAGGTTCTCTATCGAATCCTCGAGTGTTTATCTATGTCAGGAAAATACATCTCCGACCTTTAATCTAGAGCATGCATTAGACACAACTAGTTTTCTTCAAACACATTTAGATCATAATATTCGCTTAGCTACTCTTATACTTCGAGCTCCAAGTTTGCATAGCCAATTAATTGGCTCTCTAATAGTATACCTTGCACTTTCTCATTTGGATTTTGCTTATAACATGCACATGGTTGGTCAATTCATGGTCGCCCTTAGCTTTAATCGTTACTCGTCAATGTAATTATGTATCATATTGTATCTTAAGGGGACACTATTTCTTGGTATTCATATCTCCTCTAACATCATATATATGATCCTTAGGGCTATTCCAATGCTAACCAAGATGGAGACTTGACATATCTTTGCTCCAATATCGGGTGTTGACTGTATGTATAACTATAAGTTGTTCCTCATATTCTTGTACTTTGAAATTTTCAATCTTTTATCGAAATTTTCATCACTTGAAATACGCCTAAAGTCGATGGAAAGGCAAGTTGTTGTCCCATTAACTTGGTGTATTCGAAAGTTGTCTAACGTACTTGGACCATATATACCAATAAACTTATTATTATAAGTTGTTCGAGATAGTTACTAGCAGCcaaacaaatcaccaaaaatctaaAATATAAATGTTTTGAACTACTTAATTATAAAGAACCATTATCATAGAGGCAAAATGAAACAAGCACTACACTTTAAAAAATTAAACGAttttaaacaaaaacaaaaaagagcATCACATCGAATCACTCTCCTTTTGACACGTGGTTTAAGTTATCTTGGATGTATTATAGAAAAAGGTAATCTTATGGCCGGCAACCGGCGGCCACATGGTCAACTTTTCATTCTAACCCCTCGAAACCAAATAAAACGCCTGCATTTGTTTCATCTCCTTTGAACCAAATATTTTGTCTTCTGCAACTCCTTTTTCTTGTCAATGTCACCTTCAATCCACCACCAAACAGTCTGTCAAACATCAATTAAACAACCATAACATAGTTTTCTCCAATATGGGTTGTGCTCCTACAAAGCCCTTGTTGGATACATCCCATCAGGGTCTCCACAAATTGAAAATGGAAAATGGGTACGTTAGAGGTGGATCAAGAAAGTCAGTTTCCGGCGGCCGGAATTTGAGCAGCTCCGGCGGCAGTAGCAGCAGCACTGGTAGCCGGAAGGAGAAGATGCTCATGAATGGTAAAGAAGGGAAGGAGGCTGGAAGTACTGTTAGGAGCACAGGTAGTGGTGGTACTAGTAGTAGTGGTGGTGGTCGTGGCGGCAGTGACGGTGGTGTGGTGACGCGGAGGAGCAGTGTGTCACCGAAGCTTGATAATTCCGATGAGTTAGTTGATGGGTGGCCGAAATGGCTCACTGATAATGTCCCAAAAGATGCTCTTGATGGATTGATCCCTAAGAGTGCTGACGCTTATGATAAGCTTGATAAGGTCACCACCATATCtcactttttctttgataatTATAAACTTATAATGCATGCATATGGTATCCATACGTCCACAATGATTATGGATTATGGATGTAGGAAACGTAAAAACTAAAAAACACACTTGTACTTTTGCAATTTTACCGATTTAGCTGCTTAATTAGTATAGTTTTGTTCGTGTTATAGGTGGGATCGGGGACTTATAGCAATGTGTACAAGGCTCGAGATCGAAAAACCAAGAAAATTGTGGCTCTCAAGAAAGTTCGTTTTGACACTTCTGAACCTGAAAGTGTAAAGTTTATGGCACGAGAGATCATGATGTTAAGGAAGCTTGATCATCCCAATATTGTGAAGCTTGAAGGTTTAGCAACATCACGAATGCAATACAGCTTATATCTAGTATTCGACTATATGCAAACCGATTTATCAAGGATTATTTCTCGACCCGATGAACGGCTTACTGAGCCTCAGGTTCGATCTTTTTATTGCATAAATATCTTCGTCCTAACGGATGTTAATCTTTTTTCTTCTATAACACGTATCGTTTTCAGGTGAAATCATATATGCAACAATTGCTTTCGGGCCTTCAACACTGTCACGAAAGAGGGATTTTGCATCGAGATATTAAGGGTTCGAATTTATTGATTGATAGAAATGGGATGCTAAAGATAGCCGATTTTGGGCTTGCAAACTATTACAATCCAAAAAGACCTGTTGCCCTCACAAACCGAGTTGTGACACTTTGGTATCGAGCCCCCGAGTTGTTGCTAGGTACGA of the Lactuca sativa cultivar Salinas chromosome 6, Lsat_Salinas_v11, whole genome shotgun sequence genome contains:
- the LOC111891409 gene encoding probable serine/threonine-protein kinase At1g54610 produces the protein MGCAPTKPLLDTSHQGLHKLKMENGYVRGGSRKSVSGGRNLSSSGGSSSSTGSRKEKMLMNGKEGKEAGSTVRSTGSGGTSSSGGGRGGSDGGVVTRRSSVSPKLDNSDELVDGWPKWLTDNVPKDALDGLIPKSADAYDKLDKVGSGTYSNVYKARDRKTKKIVALKKVRFDTSEPESVKFMAREIMMLRKLDHPNIVKLEGLATSRMQYSLYLVFDYMQTDLSRIISRPDERLTEPQVKSYMQQLLSGLQHCHERGILHRDIKGSNLLIDRNGMLKIADFGLANYYNPKRPVALTNRVVTLWYRAPELLLGTTHYGPAIDLWSAGCLLAEMFAGRPIMPARTEVEQLHKIFKLCGTPPEDYWKKLKLSTTFRPPHSYKSNLREAFRDYPRSALGLLAILLALDPVFRGSASSALQHEFFHTSPWACDLSGLPVVKVDDDDLAQTNEPRKIRKSRTRQRSRTLKEQRKKDQTTENPNVDSAAPKEEAEKKQEVEIKIDELVITKTSPFSHRGGPSPTKETLAPLPSPDNLYQRYRRQMSESHPNAKMNIKNRPPLPGAKRLSDKYGGMIDEHLTHVPRSSSTREYRNMDQRKLDFNLHDD